A region from the Wansuia hejianensis genome encodes:
- a CDS encoding substrate-binding domain-containing protein, with protein MKKRTRCLAAVMLAGIMALSLTACGGKESSTTGSAAKSSEKTEQKTEDSSGTKPSEGGVIAPKNGDTYSVGFASYSLVYDSWTQLEATVAQNCKDLGWNYYSTDANGDVTQMVADIEDMAAQNLDFIFVNCADPEAICSTVDSVVAQGIPVIALDNKINTQSLLTTIIPDNRENGRLCGEWAASKIQGTEINAIIISGVKGEQICQDRRQGVIEGITEAKLISDGACDFNIVYQMYTDWFEDETVSQLEDFLARGIDFNLIITEADVMGLPAYQLLVDNGLQDKVIVCSTADAEVRAVELIQDCDTYCTGLNSFVRQGNLAIETAQAYFNGETKFMSETFVEGGCITKENAAEYINSGVLLES; from the coding sequence ATGAAAAAAAGGACAAGGTGTTTGGCAGCGGTGATGCTGGCCGGGATTATGGCGCTGAGCCTGACTGCTTGTGGGGGAAAAGAGTCTTCCACAACAGGATCCGCAGCGAAAAGCTCGGAGAAAACTGAGCAGAAAACTGAGGATTCTTCCGGGACAAAACCATCAGAGGGGGGCGTCATTGCGCCAAAGAATGGGGATACATATTCTGTCGGTTTTGCCAGTTATTCTCTGGTATATGATTCCTGGACACAACTGGAAGCAACCGTTGCGCAGAATTGTAAAGACCTCGGCTGGAATTATTATTCTACAGACGCCAATGGCGATGTGACGCAGATGGTTGCGGATATTGAGGATATGGCCGCTCAGAATCTGGATTTTATCTTTGTAAACTGCGCGGACCCGGAGGCTATCTGTTCGACGGTGGACAGTGTGGTCGCCCAGGGAATCCCCGTGATCGCGCTTGATAACAAGATCAATACACAGTCGCTGCTGACTACAATTATTCCGGACAACAGAGAGAACGGAAGGCTCTGCGGTGAATGGGCGGCGTCTAAGATCCAGGGGACAGAAATTAACGCGATTATCATTTCGGGCGTTAAGGGCGAGCAGATTTGCCAGGATAGAAGACAGGGTGTGATTGAAGGTATCACAGAAGCGAAACTGATCAGTGACGGTGCCTGTGATTTCAATATCGTTTACCAGATGTATACGGATTGGTTTGAGGACGAAACAGTCAGCCAGCTGGAGGATTTCCTCGCTCGCGGCATCGACTTCAACCTGATTATTACGGAAGCTGATGTGATGGGGCTGCCGGCCTATCAGCTGCTGGTAGATAACGGCCTTCAGGATAAAGTGATCGTCTGCTCAACTGCTGACGCAGAGGTACGGGCGGTTGAACTGATTCAGGATTGTGACACCTATTGTACGGGATTGAACAGCTTTGTTCGTCAGGGCAATCTGGCGATTGAGACGGCACAGGCTTATTTCAACGGAGAAACCAAGTTCATGAGTGAGACATTCGTAGAAGGAGGATGTATCACAAAAGAAAACGCGGCAGAATATATTAACTCTGGCGTGCTGCTTGAGTCCTGA
- a CDS encoding sensor histidine kinase gives MKKKTPCRFLQMKRRIAVILALFCGIVCALTAVLEFSATKNSYEEIKSMEINDSEIGIKNAERSFVRQVEEIIRLDYETAEKYTAGDQKLEDAGGRAENIESTYYGVLERQDGVITGYYPRVVSYYSFKKTMDEFLEQNTLTGNIHFFAHNFSNSKNAIVLVHQVETGGADLLFVYQIEDTYYWSDYTDNSLRNGYFLYDIILDSLAPSRPSFVNMTEVVRELKKGKELGSLIFGNDTSDRLVSYVKCEKVDVYLFNSIPIASFQSFLVQDLKEKLPLYIVFLCAVSGVGWVFYRFICRPVIAISEALNREIQDETLFSDASESSAIYSPVVDIVNEMKRKILLIKENEYKERLLKEQAELIMLQSQINPHFMYNTLESIRAMATLEGAAEAPKMVKALADFFRYTISKKDTIVTVQEELKNIEDYLTIQNYRFQNKFVYNREFDTSAPYMNCRVIKMMLQPVVENAIFHGLEPMIGKGAITIRIYLTTKHLRIVIKDNGMGISPENLHKLNEEILKNDHVESIDRSKYGIALKNVNQRIRLYFGREYGISIYSKEKIGTEVIISLPIVDDMDVLPNTAFNREGAHRGLSDDR, from the coding sequence ATGAAGAAGAAAACTCCCTGCCGGTTTTTGCAGATGAAGAGAAGAATTGCTGTGATCCTGGCGCTGTTCTGCGGCATCGTCTGTGCCCTGACCGCCGTGCTGGAGTTTTCGGCGACCAAAAACAGCTATGAGGAAATTAAGTCAATGGAAATCAATGATTCTGAAATAGGAATCAAGAATGCCGAACGCTCCTTTGTCCGTCAGGTCGAAGAGATCATACGGCTGGACTATGAAACCGCTGAGAAATATACTGCTGGGGATCAGAAGCTGGAGGATGCCGGCGGGCGGGCTGAGAATATTGAGAGCACTTATTATGGTGTTCTGGAGAGACAAGACGGAGTGATTACCGGATATTACCCAAGGGTTGTCTCCTATTATTCCTTTAAAAAGACGATGGATGAGTTCCTGGAGCAGAACACCCTGACCGGGAACATCCATTTTTTTGCCCATAATTTCAGCAATTCAAAAAACGCAATTGTTCTGGTGCATCAGGTTGAGACCGGCGGGGCTGATTTGCTGTTTGTGTATCAGATAGAAGACACCTATTACTGGTCTGACTATACCGATAATTCACTGAGAAATGGTTATTTTTTATATGATATTATTCTGGACTCGCTGGCGCCCTCCAGGCCTTCTTTTGTAAATATGACAGAGGTGGTCAGGGAATTGAAGAAGGGAAAGGAGCTGGGCTCCCTGATCTTCGGGAATGATACGTCCGACCGGCTGGTTTCATATGTAAAATGTGAGAAAGTTGACGTATATCTGTTTAACAGTATTCCAATCGCATCCTTTCAGTCTTTTCTGGTTCAGGATCTGAAAGAAAAGCTTCCGCTTTATATAGTATTTCTGTGTGCCGTAAGCGGGGTGGGCTGGGTTTTTTACCGTTTTATATGCCGTCCGGTGATTGCGATCAGCGAAGCGTTAAACAGAGAGATCCAGGATGAGACGCTCTTTTCCGACGCTTCGGAATCTTCGGCCATTTATTCGCCGGTCGTTGATATTGTCAATGAAATGAAGCGGAAGATTCTTCTGATAAAAGAGAATGAATACAAAGAACGTTTATTAAAGGAACAGGCTGAGCTGATTATGCTCCAGAGTCAGATTAACCCTCATTTTATGTATAACACGCTGGAGTCCATACGCGCGATGGCCACGCTGGAAGGTGCGGCGGAAGCGCCCAAGATGGTAAAGGCTCTGGCGGATTTTTTCCGTTACACAATCAGCAAAAAGGATACGATAGTAACTGTTCAGGAAGAATTGAAAAATATAGAAGATTATCTGACGATCCAAAACTACCGTTTTCAGAACAAATTCGTGTACAACAGAGAATTCGACACATCCGCCCCCTATATGAATTGCAGAGTAATCAAAATGATGCTGCAGCCGGTCGTTGAGAATGCTATCTTTCACGGACTTGAGCCAATGATAGGGAAAGGGGCCATTACGATACGTATTTACCTGACCACAAAGCATTTAAGAATTGTGATCAAAGACAACGGAATGGGGATTTCACCAGAAAACCTGCACAAGCTGAACGAAGAGATATTGAAAAATGATCACGTTGAGTCCATAGACCGCAGCAAGTATGGAATTGCCTTAAAAAATGTGAATCAGAGAATCCGCCTGTATTTTGGAAGGGAATATGGAATTTCCATCTACAGCAAGGAGAAAATTGGGACAGAGGTAATCATTTCCCTTCCCATTGTTGATGATATGGACGTTCTGCCCAACACCGCGTTCAACAGGGAGGGCGCACACAGAGGATTAAGCGATGATAGATGA
- a CDS encoding ABC transporter permease, translated as MNEKNMSKKQAAIQWLKDNNTYLILLVMIIVSAIISSNFLTGQNLGNLIKQNSIKGMLAIGMLLIIMTGDIDLSVGSIAGASNILVAVALVDWSMNAGISIFLAIAMSVAMGAVNGFFIVYRKLPAFIVTLAMMTIARGFAYLWSGGRPISVSDPVLVAIKQNELLGLPPYVWFFVIIFVIMFIVLRFVPYGRIIKAIGSNAQAVRLAGIRVNRYRFSIYIITGFLCGLAGVCSVARIGSAGPLLGEGYEMDAISMVVIGGASLSGGKRDALKTLAGIFIIGMIGNIMNLMNVSAYWQQVIQGVIILAAIILQVQTGEKKEG; from the coding sequence ATGAATGAAAAAAACATGTCAAAAAAGCAGGCGGCCATCCAATGGCTGAAGGATAATAATACATATCTGATCCTTCTGGTCATGATTATTGTGAGCGCGATCATATCCAGCAACTTTCTGACTGGCCAGAACCTGGGAAACCTGATTAAACAAAATTCAATAAAAGGAATGCTGGCCATAGGAATGCTCCTGATTATCATGACTGGCGATATAGATCTGAGCGTAGGTTCAATTGCGGGCGCGTCCAACATACTGGTGGCCGTGGCGCTGGTAGACTGGTCTATGAACGCGGGTATATCAATCTTCCTGGCGATTGCTATGAGTGTCGCCATGGGCGCGGTAAATGGATTCTTTATTGTGTACAGAAAGCTACCCGCCTTTATTGTGACGCTGGCAATGATGACGATTGCGAGGGGCTTTGCCTATCTTTGGTCAGGCGGCCGTCCGATCTCTGTCAGCGACCCGGTATTAGTAGCGATCAAGCAAAATGAACTTCTCGGCTTACCTCCCTATGTGTGGTTTTTCGTGATTATCTTTGTGATTATGTTCATCGTTCTCAGATTTGTGCCTTACGGGCGTATTATTAAAGCCATCGGCTCAAACGCACAGGCGGTCCGTCTGGCCGGAATCCGGGTAAACAGATATCGCTTCAGCATATACATCATCACGGGGTTTCTCTGTGGACTGGCAGGTGTCTGTTCTGTCGCCCGCATCGGCTCAGCGGGGCCGCTTCTCGGCGAAGGGTATGAGATGGATGCCATTTCTATGGTCGTAATCGGCGGTGCGAGTCTCTCAGGAGGAAAAAGGGATGCCCTGAAAACATTGGCGGGTATTTTTATCATAGGTATGATCGGTAATATCATGAACCTGATGAATGTGTCTGCATATTGGCAGCAGGTCATCCAGGGCGTGATTATACTGGCAGCAATCATACTGCAGGTTCAAACCGGTGAGAAAAAAGAGGGTTAA
- a CDS encoding alcohol dehydrogenase catalytic domain-containing protein, giving the protein MKALVAYAPGDYRLEERERPRAGEGEMILKVEACGICAGDVKAFGGAPSFWGDENQPAYIKAPMIPGHEFVGHIVELGPNVKGGWKIGDRVIPEQIVPCGECLFCRTGRRWMCEKHDLWGFQNNVNGGMAEYIRLTKEAVVHAVPEELPVEKALLIEPYSCSFHCVDRANIGTCDTVVLSGAGTLGLGMVGAIRQANPKRLIVLDVKDERLEKAKEFGADLVMNPAREDVVARIKEMTGGYGCDIYIEATGHPSSVQQGLDAIRKMGTFVEFSVFKDPVSVDWSIISDRKELNLLGSHLSAFCYEDVIEWIGNGKLPADGVVSHKFPLKEWKKGFDLAHTGADGALKVALIP; this is encoded by the coding sequence ATGAAAGCACTTGTTGCTTATGCGCCTGGGGATTACCGCCTTGAGGAGAGAGAGAGGCCCCGTGCGGGAGAAGGCGAAATGATTCTGAAGGTAGAAGCCTGTGGTATTTGCGCGGGAGACGTTAAAGCGTTCGGCGGCGCTCCGTCTTTCTGGGGCGATGAGAACCAGCCGGCATACATAAAAGCGCCTATGATTCCCGGCCATGAATTTGTAGGCCATATCGTAGAGCTGGGGCCAAATGTGAAGGGCGGCTGGAAGATCGGAGACCGGGTGATCCCTGAACAGATCGTCCCCTGCGGCGAGTGCCTGTTCTGCAGGACCGGCAGAAGATGGATGTGCGAAAAACATGATCTCTGGGGCTTCCAGAACAACGTGAACGGCGGCATGGCTGAGTATATCAGGCTGACGAAGGAAGCGGTGGTACATGCTGTGCCTGAGGAGCTGCCGGTCGAGAAAGCTCTTCTGATTGAACCTTATTCCTGTTCCTTCCACTGTGTGGACAGGGCGAATATCGGCACCTGTGACACAGTCGTCCTGTCAGGCGCGGGCACTCTGGGCCTTGGCATGGTGGGAGCGATACGGCAGGCCAATCCGAAACGCCTGATTGTCCTGGATGTGAAGGATGAGCGGCTGGAAAAGGCGAAAGAATTCGGTGCGGATCTGGTGATGAACCCTGCCAGAGAAGATGTGGTTGCGCGGATCAAAGAGATGACAGGCGGATATGGCTGCGATATCTATATTGAGGCGACCGGCCATCCGTCCAGCGTACAGCAGGGTCTGGATGCCATCAGGAAAATGGGGACATTTGTTGAATTTTCCGTGTTTAAAGATCCGGTCAGCGTTGACTGGAGCATCATCAGCGACCGGAAGGAGCTGAACCTTCTGGGATCTCATCTGAGCGCTTTCTGTTATGAGGATGTAATAGAATGGATCGGAAACGGCAAGCTGCCCGCCGATGGGGTGGTCAGCCACAAGTTCCCCCTGAAGGAGTGGAAAAAAGGCTTTGACCTGGCTCATACAGGAGCGGACGGGGCGTTAAAGGTAGCGTTAATTCCATGA
- a CDS encoding uroporphyrinogen decarboxylase family protein, translating into MTKKERVQTTLRHEKADMLPVDFMYEDYRTMQRFADHYGMTSEELLEYTGCDIMYCNVMDEVQKFVYDPDLMNFVLTHGFARQDENDPHIVYDRWGIGWRTDHDGERPVENVVIPDITKVSELVAPDPNKEGQFYEVEKYLDYYNSKGYAVAVGQYYGMFEKCWLMQGFEKGLMSHYEYPDEVEELLDKIMNYRIGVSERLVQYDIAFGHSGDDYGTQRGPMMSLDMWREFYKPRLEKIWKVYKDAGLAVVHHSCGDCSLFLDDMIEIGLDGIHPVQSAAMDIEALGRRYGNNLVFYGAIDCQQTLKLGSPEDVRANVKYVVEHLAKYGNMVLAPINIMRDTSFENFEALVQAVREYRQL; encoded by the coding sequence ATGACGAAGAAGGAAAGAGTGCAGACAACGTTACGTCATGAAAAGGCGGACATGCTTCCGGTTGATTTTATGTATGAGGATTACCGGACGATGCAGCGATTTGCGGATCATTATGGTATGACATCGGAGGAACTGCTGGAGTATACCGGCTGCGATATCATGTACTGCAACGTGATGGATGAGGTTCAGAAATTCGTATACGATCCGGATCTGATGAACTTTGTGTTGACGCATGGATTTGCAAGGCAGGATGAAAATGATCCCCATATAGTGTATGACCGCTGGGGGATCGGATGGAGAACTGACCACGACGGTGAGCGGCCTGTAGAGAACGTTGTGATCCCAGATATTACAAAAGTATCTGAGCTGGTGGCCCCGGACCCCAATAAAGAGGGCCAGTTCTATGAGGTGGAGAAATATCTTGATTACTATAACTCGAAGGGCTATGCGGTAGCGGTCGGACAGTATTACGGGATGTTTGAAAAATGCTGGCTGATGCAGGGCTTTGAAAAAGGGCTGATGTCGCATTATGAATATCCGGATGAGGTGGAGGAATTGCTGGATAAGATCATGAACTACCGCATCGGCGTGTCTGAGAGGCTGGTTCAATATGATATAGCGTTCGGGCACAGCGGTGATGATTACGGAACCCAGCGCGGGCCGATGATGTCTCTGGATATGTGGAGAGAATTTTATAAGCCCCGCCTCGAAAAAATCTGGAAGGTATATAAAGACGCAGGTCTTGCAGTCGTTCACCATTCCTGTGGAGATTGTTCGCTTTTCCTGGATGACATGATCGAAATCGGGCTGGATGGAATCCACCCGGTGCAATCTGCCGCCATGGACATTGAAGCGCTGGGCAGGCGGTATGGGAATAATCTGGTGTTCTATGGCGCGATCGACTGCCAGCAGACGCTGAAGCTGGGCAGTCCTGAGGATGTCAGGGCCAATGTAAAGTATGTTGTAGAGCATCTGGCAAAGTATGGGAATATGGTGCTTGCGCCTATTAATATCATGCGTGATACAAGCTTTGAAAACTTTGAGGCCCTGGTACAGGCAGTCAGAGAATACAGACAGCTGTAA
- a CDS encoding response regulator, which yields MLKVIIADDEYLVCQFLKKIIDWKRMKLECAGEASNGIEAFRLIQQLSPDIVIADVRMPGLSGLELIEKCGQAEIDCSFIIISGYPDFEYVKTAFTRGAINYILKPIDELELENTLLKVCRSIEERQDGGQWARQLEEQQESQIHTINYAKQDILCRLITENENALSLDKINRLYGCCFNEEAAFNVAVSNLSILDEGREMNTISVNVYARIEEQFRQHIMPLCCECQAVVGQEQLLFLLNYEPAVEHQVEAEINHVIEKLQRNMELMSARITIGLGSGRGKDYPQLYREAIHALGCRYVDNRCVIVDGEISYIKFNVYEILNLEWENHYLNLIDVGNENELKQLLENIQQEISKKGHVDPNIYLQAFKICTSLFQQEAKRLFHEVFDERKYSRMIDDACVHSRSIPDLYGKLVKITMEIYHECIGKVELKERWPVIKAKQYVEEHYAEKIVLKDLANELFVNADYFSSVFKKDVGIGFNDYLRQYRMAIAQQLIRSGEYSLDQVAEKVGYLDPKHFSKSFKKTLGVSPAEYKKFYRQ from the coding sequence ATGCTGAAAGTGATTATCGCGGACGATGAGTATCTTGTATGTCAATTCCTTAAAAAAATTATAGACTGGAAGAGAATGAAGCTGGAGTGCGCCGGCGAAGCTTCCAATGGAATTGAAGCATTTCGGTTAATTCAGCAGTTGTCGCCGGACATTGTGATAGCAGATGTCCGGATGCCCGGCCTGTCAGGTCTGGAATTGATAGAAAAGTGCGGTCAGGCTGAGATTGACTGCAGCTTTATCATCATCAGCGGCTATCCGGATTTTGAATATGTGAAAACAGCATTTACGCGAGGCGCTATCAATTACATACTAAAACCCATAGATGAACTGGAACTGGAGAACACGCTTCTCAAGGTGTGCAGAAGCATAGAGGAACGGCAGGACGGCGGACAGTGGGCCAGGCAGCTGGAAGAGCAGCAGGAGTCACAGATTCACACCATTAATTATGCAAAGCAGGATATTCTGTGCAGGCTGATTACAGAAAATGAAAATGCCCTGTCACTGGATAAGATCAACAGGCTTTATGGCTGTTGCTTTAACGAGGAAGCTGCTTTTAATGTTGCGGTCTCTAATCTTTCCATATTGGATGAAGGCAGAGAGATGAATACAATCTCTGTAAATGTGTACGCCAGGATAGAAGAGCAATTCCGGCAGCATATCATGCCGCTGTGCTGCGAATGCCAGGCAGTGGTCGGCCAGGAACAGCTCCTGTTCCTGCTGAATTATGAACCGGCTGTGGAACATCAGGTGGAGGCAGAGATAAATCATGTGATCGAAAAGCTGCAGAGAAATATGGAGCTGATGAGTGCCAGAATAACGATCGGTTTGGGCAGCGGCAGAGGAAAAGACTATCCGCAGCTGTACAGAGAGGCCATCCATGCCCTGGGGTGCCGTTATGTGGATAACCGGTGTGTGATTGTGGACGGTGAGATCTCTTATATTAAATTTAATGTATACGAAATCCTGAATTTAGAGTGGGAGAACCATTACCTCAACCTGATAGACGTGGGAAATGAGAACGAATTAAAGCAGCTGCTGGAGAACATACAGCAGGAAATTTCAAAAAAAGGCCATGTGGATCCTAATATCTATCTGCAGGCTTTTAAGATCTGTACTTCACTGTTCCAGCAGGAGGCAAAGCGCCTGTTTCACGAGGTGTTTGATGAGAGGAAGTATTCGAGGATGATTGATGACGCCTGTGTACACAGCAGGTCCATACCGGATCTGTACGGGAAGCTGGTTAAAATAACGATGGAGATCTATCATGAATGCATAGGAAAGGTGGAGCTGAAGGAGAGGTGGCCGGTCATTAAGGCCAAACAGTATGTGGAGGAGCACTATGCTGAAAAAATCGTGCTGAAGGATCTGGCCAATGAACTGTTTGTGAATGCAGATTATTTTTCTTCTGTTTTTAAAAAGGATGTAGGCATCGGCTTTAATGATTATTTAAGGCAATACAGGATGGCTATCGCACAGCAGCTCATCCGGTCCGGTGAGTACAGCCTGGATCAGGTAGCAGAGAAGGTGGGGTATCTGGACCCTAAACATTTCAGCAAGTCTTTTAAAAAGACGCTGGGGGTATCTCCCGCTGAATATAAGAAATTCTATAGACAATAG
- a CDS encoding dihydroxyacetone kinase subunit DhaK, giving the protein MQRILNNPDDVVDEMLQGFLKAHPDIVEATEDGRVVRAKQIPEGKVGVITGGGSGHKPAFIGYVGKNLCDAAAVGEICSSPTAKAFLNAARTADQGRGVACLYGNYSGDNMNVKMAVRMARKEGIEIKTVIANDDVASAPKDQRDKRRGVAGEILMWKAGGAKAAQGASLEEVIEAAQKAIDNTRSVGIGLTPCTLPAVGHPNFEIEDGTMEVGIGHHGEPGIEVVPLETAAQMAKRMVNIVLPDYPFVSGDEVAVLVSGLGATPVMELYVLYNEIEKLLSQEGIKIHRAYVGNYFTSLNMGGATLTVMKLDGELKELIDMPAYSMGFKQR; this is encoded by the coding sequence ATGCAGAGAATTCTGAATAATCCCGATGATGTAGTGGACGAAATGCTGCAGGGTTTTTTGAAGGCTCATCCGGATATTGTGGAAGCGACAGAGGATGGGAGAGTTGTCAGGGCGAAGCAGATTCCGGAGGGAAAAGTCGGAGTCATTACCGGGGGCGGCTCCGGCCATAAGCCCGCATTTATAGGGTATGTGGGAAAAAATCTATGCGATGCTGCAGCGGTGGGGGAGATCTGCTCCTCCCCGACTGCCAAAGCTTTTCTGAACGCTGCCAGAACGGCAGATCAGGGAAGAGGGGTAGCCTGTCTCTATGGAAACTATTCCGGAGATAATATGAATGTGAAAATGGCCGTGCGGATGGCCCGGAAAGAGGGCATTGAAATCAAAACTGTGATAGCCAACGATGACGTCGCATCCGCTCCAAAGGATCAGAGAGATAAGCGGAGAGGCGTTGCGGGAGAGATCCTGATGTGGAAGGCCGGAGGCGCGAAAGCAGCCCAGGGAGCCAGCCTGGAGGAAGTAATAGAGGCAGCTCAAAAAGCGATCGACAATACCCGGTCAGTGGGGATCGGTTTAACACCGTGTACACTGCCTGCAGTGGGCCATCCCAATTTTGAGATCGAAGACGGCACTATGGAAGTCGGGATTGGACATCACGGCGAGCCGGGCATTGAGGTTGTCCCATTGGAGACTGCCGCCCAGATGGCAAAACGCATGGTGAACATAGTGCTGCCAGATTACCCGTTCGTGTCCGGTGACGAGGTGGCGGTGCTGGTTTCCGGGCTCGGCGCGACGCCGGTCATGGAATTATATGTGCTTTATAATGAAATCGAGAAGCTCCTCTCCCAAGAAGGCATTAAAATCCACAGGGCCTATGTGGGCAATTACTTTACTTCTCTCAATATGGGCGGCGCTACCTTAACCGTCATGAAGCTGGACGGGGAGCTGAAAGAGCTGATTGATATGCCTGCATACAGCATGGGCTTCAAACAGAGATAA
- the dhaL gene encoding dihydroxyacetone kinase subunit DhaL — protein MNSFLNKDGKPVLLQMVKGIQENKDYLAEVDGLIGDGDHGMNMNKGFTVFEARFAAEDYSFTDGLEKLGTVLMNEIGGSMGPIYGTLFLEMADAGADSESISVKGLADMLEAGLKGLYGLVDARVGDKTLIDTLSPAVKVLKEAAEKHCDFRTALAGMVSAANEGCRSTKDLAAKYGRSSRLGERSRGVPDAGATSCKILLSSMAEGILLSGSD, from the coding sequence ATGAATTCGTTTCTGAATAAAGATGGAAAACCTGTATTGCTTCAAATGGTAAAGGGCATTCAGGAAAATAAGGATTATCTGGCAGAGGTAGACGGGCTGATCGGCGACGGCGACCATGGAATGAATATGAATAAGGGCTTCACGGTATTTGAGGCACGGTTTGCGGCAGAGGACTATTCTTTTACAGATGGCCTGGAAAAGCTGGGAACGGTATTAATGAATGAAATCGGAGGCTCCATGGGCCCGATCTACGGAACACTGTTTCTGGAAATGGCGGATGCCGGCGCTGACTCCGAATCAATATCCGTAAAGGGTCTGGCAGATATGCTGGAAGCGGGGCTGAAGGGCTTGTATGGCCTTGTAGATGCCAGGGTCGGAGATAAAACATTGATTGATACACTGTCTCCGGCTGTAAAAGTTCTGAAAGAAGCTGCAGAAAAGCATTGTGACTTCAGGACGGCATTGGCCGGTATGGTGTCAGCCGCAAATGAGGGCTGCAGGAGTACAAAAGATCTGGCTGCGAAATATGGCCGTTCCAGCCGCCTCGGCGAGAGATCCAGAGGTGTTCCGGACGCAGGCGCCACATCCTGCAAGATTCTCCTTAGTTCCATGGCGGAGGGAATATTGCTGTCAGGGTCTGATTAA
- a CDS encoding sugar ABC transporter ATP-binding protein, whose translation MSEKYSVEMRNIDKKFGGVHALKDVSVRFCSGEIHSLVGENGAGKSTLIKILSGMYVKDSGELLIHGKTVEAKSVFEMKKKGVDVIYQEFALAPDCTVAENIYMNHLAGQDRRFINWKQLNKRAENLIKNIGFNINPREMVGNLSVAYQQIVEIAKALSADVDILVLDELTAVLSPYETEKLFEILRDLRAKGMTIIYISHRLEDVLELSDRITVLRDGENVAEYRKGEIGISELVTMMMGRDPGAFYPERKNVTVGKEVLRVEGLNRGFQVQAVSFSVRAGEVLGIAGLLGSGKTESVRIAYGADHGKYAGIYVDGKPCKINSPYAAQKLGINYLSESRKDDGILLDLPIVENITISNMRAIQRGIFINRKKELNAVKELVKKFTVKCGNVKDAVSSLSGGNQQKVSIAKSLFVPTKVLILDEPTRGIDVGAKVEVYNIINELVTAGMAVIFVSSEIEEIVGMCDRVVVMGAGKVRGELKKDEITKQRILELSGSASEAG comes from the coding sequence ATGAGTGAAAAATATAGTGTAGAGATGCGGAATATCGACAAGAAATTTGGCGGTGTCCACGCTTTAAAGGACGTCAGTGTTCGTTTCTGCTCAGGAGAAATACATTCTCTGGTCGGTGAAAACGGAGCAGGAAAATCTACTCTCATTAAGATCTTGTCTGGCATGTATGTGAAGGATTCCGGAGAACTGCTCATTCATGGGAAGACGGTGGAGGCGAAAAGCGTTTTTGAAATGAAGAAAAAGGGCGTTGATGTCATCTATCAGGAATTTGCCCTGGCGCCGGACTGTACGGTGGCCGAAAATATCTATATGAATCATCTCGCCGGACAGGACAGGCGTTTTATAAATTGGAAACAGCTGAATAAACGAGCGGAAAATCTTATTAAAAATATTGGCTTTAATATCAACCCCAGAGAGATGGTCGGCAATTTAAGTGTAGCATACCAGCAGATCGTCGAAATTGCCAAAGCTCTGAGCGCAGATGTTGATATATTGGTTCTGGATGAGCTGACAGCAGTGCTGTCACCCTATGAGACGGAAAAGCTCTTTGAAATATTAAGAGATCTCAGGGCAAAGGGCATGACAATCATCTACATATCTCACAGGCTGGAGGATGTGCTGGAATTGTCAGACCGTATCACTGTGCTCAGAGACGGTGAGAATGTGGCGGAATACAGAAAAGGTGAGATAGGCATCAGCGAGCTGGTCACCATGATGATGGGACGGGACCCCGGCGCCTTTTATCCGGAACGGAAAAATGTGACGGTTGGAAAAGAGGTGCTCAGGGTAGAAGGCCTTAACCGCGGCTTTCAGGTCCAGGCGGTGTCATTCAGTGTCCGGGCCGGGGAAGTGCTGGGAATTGCCGGATTGCTGGGCAGCGGAAAGACTGAATCCGTCAGAATCGCCTATGGCGCCGACCATGGAAAATACGCCGGAATCTATGTGGATGGAAAGCCCTGTAAAATTAACAGTCCTTATGCGGCGCAGAAGCTGGGTATTAATTATCTCTCAGAGAGCCGCAAGGACGATGGGATTTTACTGGATTTACCAATCGTTGAAAATATAACAATTTCAAATATGAGAGCCATCCAGAGGGGAATATTTATAAACAGAAAAAAAGAGCTAAATGCAGTGAAAGAACTGGTTAAAAAATTTACTGTAAAATGTGGAAATGTAAAGGACGCTGTTTCATCGCTGAGCGGAGGAAATCAGCAGAAGGTAAGTATTGCCAAATCACTTTTTGTCCCAACAAAAGTCCTGATTCTGGACGAACCGACCCGCGGGATCGACGTGGGTGCCAAGGTAGAGGTGTACAACATTATTAACGAGTTGGTAACGGCGGGTATGGCGGTTATTTTTGTGTCCTCGGAGATCGAAGAGATCGTGGGCATGTGCGACCGGGTAGTCGTGATGGGAGCCGGAAAGGTTCGCGGGGAACTGAAAAAAGATGAAATTACAAAGCAGCGAATACTGGAATTGTCCGGTTCAGCGTCAGAAGCGGGGTAA